TTGTCTTTGCACCAGCCCTGGGCTTTCACTTTGTTTTACAGGTGTCCCATTTGGGATCATGGGGATTGTTCAGCTCTCTCTGTATCTATCTCTTTTATTTAATTTGGAATCATTTAATTAGTATATTATTTTGAATGTCCAGAATTCCTACGTGCTCCAGGTTGTATTTTGGGGGTGGGGTGCCAACCTCTCTCTGTTGGGTCCTTGAAGTTCCTTGTCAGGTGAAACTCAGACCAAGTTCCTCTGTGTACTTGATTTCCCGCACTTGAGCTTGCTTGTGACCCTCACACAAAACCTAGTGGCTTGGGAATGTCTCCTCCTCCCTCAATAGTTGGGAAGCTCCGTCCATGTTTAATTCCAGCTATGTGTCTCTGAGGAAGGAAATCAAGGAAGGCCTGGAGAAGTACGGAGGTAGCAGGTGGGCAGCTAATTTTTTAGTCCTTTACTGTTCATTTCTCACTTGCTGTGCTTCAAACGTTGGTTTCTTCAGGTCAACGAAGAGAGAATAATCCCCGTTTGCACGCGCGCGCGGAAGGGTGTAGAGTTACCAAGTGGGTGATGTTTAGAAAAGGATTCACTTAAGCCAGCCTTGGCAACTGGGATCCACTACAAAGTGCGTCATGTGAGCTAGTTATTCGAGAAAGCTCTGATCATGACACGACATGAAAGCGAGTGGCTGATGGATAATCTCTGGGTGTACACACCTTCCCAGGCAGAAACCAAATTCGAGGTTGCAGTTCTAAAAGGTTCTGGAGGTTCATCAGAATGGCACTTCCTCAGAAGTAATTAGATTTCTCTCCCAGCTGCCTGCACCCCTCAAGCTTCTCCTCCCACTTTCCGGGACTCTGCCCTTCTTTCAGCCCAAGTATTGAGGGAGGTATTTGTCCATCAACACTCCTCTTTATTCCAAGATGTCCTTCTTGTCTGCTCCCTCATTTCATTCTGATCCTCTTCTTCCTCCGAGTgaccagttcccatctccccaccctCCCTCGACGTTTCCTCTCCTTCTCCTGGCCGCTCCCTGCTTCCCTTTCCTTCCCGCAGTCACCCATTCTCATCTTTCACTTCTCTCCATTAACCGGCTTCTTCCGTTCCTTTCCCGGCTGCCGCTATCCATTTCGGCCCTTCAGCCAACGGCGCTGTTCGAAGCGAGCCCGGCCGCCGAACGCAGTAAACAGGAATTCTCCTGAGTGCCCCAGTTCCTGCTTACAAAACGTGGTGTGAGAATCGGAGTGGCACTGACGGGAGGCTGTGATCCCGTCTCTGTCAGAGGCAGGAGTGAACACTGTTAAAGAGAGAAAAGCCAGGATCTGATTAACTAGCAGCCAGTTACTTCTGCGTGCTGTGGGGGGCTGTTTTTTGTTAGGAAACACTGACACACTGTCAGCAGGAACTGCTGCTAATCACCATATAGGAAAGCCTTTCCAAAATTAAAAGTATTCCAATGCCAAGGTTCTCAATAGAGGTGAAAAAAATAATTTTCTGATGATCCCAGTTTTTTTTAGGAATGTCAATTCTGTATTCTGTGTCCCAAGTTTTCAGACTGGAGAAGCTACAGTGGCACCAATTTCTGGTAACAATTTCTAACCCTATTCCTCCCTTGCAGTCTTTTTTCACCATGTAATTATCACCTCCCCTGATGAAAGGTAATCTTTGACCCTTGGATACATTTTCTGAGATTGTTTGCCAAGAAAGGAACCTTACAGAATGGCTTGTTTGTTTAAGCCTTCATTCACCATCCACAATTCTAGAGTATGTCCTCATTAAAATGCAAGCCGGACAAGATATAAATTATGATTGAGTAAAACTTTTATTCAAATTTAAGGCAAAACAGCTTTTGAAAGATTACATGCAGCTAGCAATAAAGAAGTTAGAGGTGTAAGATTCATGATCAAGTGAAAGAAAAACTTGATCaagataaaattaaagaaaaatatcTGCAATTTATATCAACTCAGCTGGCTTCCAAATCTGACAAACAGATTTATAGGATGCATTTAGAAACTTTAAGCTCAAGGCCTGCAGAAATAAAGATGTTAAGTTTTGAGAAGAAAGGCTTGCTCAGTTCTTGGCAACTTTTTTTTTGTCATGGTCTCAATTTGCTGACAGTCTTCCAGGAGCAATTCGAACTTCTGAACTTTCAGTTGTCTCCAAAGCTGCAACTTTTGGTGGTAACTTTTTATTCCCGAAATCTGAAAGCATATCGTGGGGTTGTTATCAGCGCAATTTTCTGTAGACAgcgaataaaaaaaataatttcccAACATAAATGCAAAAGAGAATATTACAATAGTGCACAATGTAACAATAAGTTCATTTAGCAACTTTTAATCGTATGATTGAAAAGCACTTTGCTGATGATAGAGGTTGCAAAATTTTGACGGCACGATAAAAATGACTTCCACAACCTGTAGTTTCAAGGACTTCACAaagtcatgttctcagtattatttatttattttgattgcatagtttgtcttcttttgtacattagcTGTTTGTAAGtctttattttagattttcataacttctactgcatttctttattttcctgtgaatgcctacaaagaACTGAATCTcagtgtggtgacatatatgttctttgataataaatttactttaactttgaATTAAGAACTTTACATAGCAAGTAATATTCAAATATTAGTGTATTGACAGGCCAAGTTCATGTCAATAAAATACTCTATTTTCCTGTTTTTTTCAATAATAAAGTTACAATTAGCTTGTTGATTAATACCTGTTTGAATAGAATGAAAAATGGTAAACTCCCCTTTTTCCAATTACAGTAACTTCTAAATTATGGTTTCATCTCTTTCCTTCGTAGCCACTATGTTGTAACCCTCATTGTATTATTTCCAGTGATAATGGTTAATTATATGCAGTTTATATACTTTATTGAAACTAGCATGTTCACGGATTTATCCTGCACTCTCCCAACACACTACCCATGAAATTAAATATCCAAACACCCCTGAAGTGTTTTGTGGACATGATCGTCTGCGAAATGAGCCATTCTCCTAAGTAGTGTGAACTTGGATGGAGAGGTTGGGATGTTCTGGATTTGTGTTTGTAAAGTTAATTTGTGGAATGTCAAGTCCTGATAAGGGCAGGCCCACAGTCTGTGTCAGTCATAAATCAGCGGAATCCAGCAGACCACACCAGAAACTTGGGAAATCTTCATCTGAGGGTTGTTTATGATGAACAGGACTTCCCTTACCTTTACCTCCTCGGTCTAATTCTGCCAGGATACTCTATCATATAGATTTGCTCACAATGAATCCCTGAAATGTATATGAAACTGTGTGTTTAGTAAATCTacaagaagaccacaaccttgtcgtggtttggagtcTTGAGTGCCTCAATGCCCCAGAGACCTATGttgtctggagtcagggctttatgctttggctcttggtagggtcacccatgtaaacaggtcaaagggtgaaGGCCAGACTAAGTGTGGTCTTCTGGTCATACAGGtttgggagttcagctcagggctaacaaccctgaatggtaaaacaaaactattatggaagcagcaatgaaggatccttctccatctgagtgtgacggtattcctgagtctccacctgggacttgtgtgactgacagtagtgaaaaccgagaggaagctactgaagGAAGCCCTTAAACGctgaaccttcattgctgccctaaaaccCAGTGGCATTATGGGCAGTAGCACATCTTTAATATAATAATTGTTTATCAAACACGCGGTCCACTCCAAATCCTTCATTTGAGACTGATGCTTAATGAACACCAAAATGTTGGAGATGCCCATTTTCAGATAAGAccttaagatgtaggagcagaattaggccgttgaGCCCATCatgcctgttctgccatttcatcatggctgatccaattttcctctcagctccagtctcctgccttctcgctgcgtcccttcatgcccagaaggaatcaagaatatatcaacttctgccttaaagatacatacagacttggcctccacggctgcctgtggcaaagaattccacaggttcgccAGATTCCATAGATCAGACAAAACTGGCTTCTCTCATGTGGTCATCAAATATTCCATGACACAATTTCATTGAAGCACATTGAGTTATTTTTTCAACCTTCTGTCTTCCTGTAGTGCCAAAAGTTGCCGTTCTGCTCTTCCTTAGGTGGCTGAGGTCACCAACTGAGTTTTATAGGAGGGTCACAgatggtttctctttccacaaatgctgcctgaccagtagTTTTTTCCCCCTagctttttgtttcagatttccagcattgagATTTTGTTTTTGATTGTGGTTTTTTTGTCTAATTGTGGCGCTGCAAAATTCCATTTCTGTTTTTAATGGCCCTCATTATCTTTTTACAACACCACGCCTTGGCGCAGAATATAAACAGCGGTGTTCTGGCAAAAACACAAGCTCAAGTGCATAAACGTGAAATAATTTGTATTCCCTAACCATTCGGCGTGCATGGCGATAAATACGGACTGGATGTTGTATCTTAGAATCTTCGGACCCCGAGAGCATTTCGTACATTTGTGTGAACCGTGGTTTCTAGCTGTGCTGTTTTGACCAGGGCATGCAGTAAAATCCTGTATTGCATGGTTCCCATCGCGTATCCTTTGTATACGTGAAATTGGAGAAGGCGGGTtggtctgcctgtctgtctgtcgccctccctccctctctctctctctcagcagtGCGGATGTCTCTATACAAAATGAATGGTGCGAGTGAGCTCGGCCAGTGTGAAGTGTACAATGAGTGGAGGGGCGGCGCCGTTGCTGGAATTGGCTGGCGTGCCTCGGAGAGGGCTAATGTTACCGTTCACACGGTCCGCCGCAGACCGACAGTCGCCCAGGCCAATTGCTACTTTCATTCGAACGCCCGACAGCCGCCAGCTCTGATTGGCCCGCGCCGCTGGCCGCTGCAACTTTCCCACGCTTTCCCCGACCCGCGCGTGTTTGACGTTTGAGCCGCGGGGCAGCGCGAGCCGATTGGCCCGCCGCCCGCCGGGGGCCAGCGGCCTCGGCCAATGGCAACGCGGCGGCCCCGAGAGGCCGCCTCCTCAGTGGAAGGGCCGAGCCGTCAATCAGAGCCCGGCGGTCGGCCCCGGAGCACGGGCGCCCGGCAAATGGGCCGCGCGAGCTGTCAATCGCCGCCACCAGTGGCGGGGGGTTGACAGGTCAGTGGAGGAGTTGGTAAGTGCAATACCGTGGGAAAAGCTACCAGTCTGTGGCAGGCAGCGGAGCGGACAATATCTGCTGGAAGCTCCATTAATGTTAGAGCACACACGGGAACAATTGAGCCAAACATGAAGAGAACTCACGATTACAGCTCGTCGGACAGTGAATTGGACGAAATGATCGAAGTTGAGAAAGAAAGCGCCGATGAAAACGGGTAATGTTACGAGAATTTTAGTAGAGATGATAGTGTTTATTCTTACATCCGGAAGTTATATCAGGAGTAGCTTAATTATGGAAGCATAATTATGCACGCATTAGAATAATAATAAAAGCTTTTGCTGCGCGTATTCACCATCTAAGTTCTGGAACTTGTGTTTTATTATTGATTTGTTTTTAAACCGGCTTCGGTCTGCGAACTTTATGCAGAACTTCTGTGCTAAAATGCTGATTCCGGTTTGCTGGATTGAATTTCAGGAACTCCAGCACAGCCACGGGCTCCATGTCCCCCAGTACCACCTCACAGGTCCTGGCGAGGAAAAGGAGGCGCGGGGTAAGTTTCACACAATCACCTGGGGGAACAGGATCGCTTTCGCTCTATGAAATCTGAACGAAAATTGTTCGTACGTGTTCTGTCTAATTGAGAAAACTCTTCTTTTACATAGATTATAGAAAAACGTCGACGGGATCGTATTAACAACAGCCTGTCTGAACTACGAAGGCTGGTGCCGAGCGCTTATGAGAAACAAGTAAGTGAAAGAGTATTAATTTTCAACAAAAACATTTGCAACAAAATCAACTAAGTCGCTTTAAAAACTCTTTGAGTACTTTCTGGAGGCAAGTAAAGCTAAAAGTATAATTTTAATAAAAGTAAGCACTAAGGAAACCGTTGATCGCGTACGTGTGCAGTATTTTGACAAACCGGTTTCGCTCAGGTTTAATTGTAGCTACTACCTCTGTTGGCAGGGATCCGCCAAGCTGGAAAAggcagagattttgcagatgactGTTGACCACTTGAAGATGTTGCATGCGGCTGGTGGCAAAGGTAACAATAGTTTTTTTTTGGTATTTCTTGTATCTACCGACAACTTCAACAATGCGGGATTCCGTCTGGTGTTCGTTTGAAATTCTGGGCAGTTTTTCTAGTTGTGTTCTCTATGGCTGTGGAGATTTTTAAAGAACAACGTCCTAATCCGTATCTCAGAGTTTCACCAGTTTGATCCTCCCAACCCAGTTTGGCTGTTATCAGTTGAGTCGACGTTTACATAGTATATGCAACGTTTGGAAACTCCTGAGCTGAGAACATGaacttattttaattttaaatttattAATGTGGATTAGCTGACAACGGATCTTAAAATATTCAAGATATATTAAAACATCTTTAAGTTATTGTAAAATCTTCCCTTTCAACCAAGCTGGTCCAATTTTTTGTCTAAGTgcccattttgtctgattttgcaGCCAAGGTATATTTTTACTATGTTAAACTCAACACATAAATGCAAGTTATTGTTACTTTATAATGGGACAAATGGGATTCCTTCTATAAGAAAGTCAGGTTATTGTCCTTTAACTATATATACATTTATGCCATCAAATAAGACATTGTTTCTCAGAACCAGGGTGTAGCACACATAACGCACATATAATACACAATCACTTAGAAAAGGAAGGATAAAAACTAAAGATGATTTGTGCACAAATATTCAAGctaaaatgcataaattaaatattgtcaggtaCAGAATGGATTagccagtgacacttcaaatgtgGTGTGGCAAGGAGTTTCAGAAGCCTTatggcctgtgggaggaaactttcCCATCtggaccgttcttgtttttatgcatcacgctgtctcctgcctgatggtagaaagtcagaaaggatccttgataatactaatgGCGCTGCGtgcgcagtgctcctgataaatgcccCCGCTAGATGGAAGGGAGACCCCTATggtcctctcagctgttctttgGAGGGACTTCCGGTCTGATGCTcggctgttcccataccaggaggagatgcaacttgtcaggatgttcccgatggtgctcctgtaaaatgcagttgaATTCCTTTAAGTTTCAAAACTTCTCAAGTCTCCAGAATGGACTGCCGTTAGAATATTTATTGTATAAATACATAATTATAATTGTTTAActtataaaataaaacaatttaatCTGATCTTTTTAGGTTATTTTGATGCTCATGCTCTAGCCATGGATTACCGCAGCCTGGGATTTCGAGAATGTCTGGCTGAAGTGGCTCGGTACTTGAGTATCATTGAAGGCCTGGAGAGCTCCGATCCACTCCGAGTGCGCCTGGTCTCTCACCTCAACAACTATGCATCTCAGAGGGAAGCAGCAAACACTGCCCCCCCAAGCATCGGACATTTTCCCTGGAGCAATGGCTTCAGTCACCACCCGCATCACCATCTGCACCCGCTCCTGATGCCACCGGTTGTCCACAACAGCAGCAGTACTGCCTTGACGGAGCCTCACCATCAAAACCGGATCGGGACCTCCTCGCACTCTGAGACGTCCCCACGTCGGGTGCCTCCTAGTTGCAGTGTGGGTCCAGTCATTCCTGTTGTTACCACCTCCACAAAACTGTCCCCCCCTTTGTTCTCAATGTCATCGCTATCTGCATTTCCTCTGTCTTTCCCGTTGATTTCACCCAGTACGTTCAGTTCAGCAACTCAGACTTCAGCCAACAACATCGGCAAGCCCTACAGACCCTGGGGGATGGAGATTGGTGCTTTCTAAGGACTCTTCAGAAGGATATCTTTTCTTCCTGAAGCTGACAGAGATAGtgactacttagtttaaactcagCTGAGCTGAGCTTTTGTCAACGTAACTGTCCTGGAATGTTAAAGATATTCTTTGAGTTCATTGCAGGCAAACAGTGTACAACTTTACAACAATTGGAGCCCAGTGAATCCAGCTGTTTAGATTGCCTCTTTAGCTCATAGCGTtataaataataatcataatactCCCATGTGAACATTTTGATCTGTTCGTTATTGAAGTGTTCTACTTTAAATTGCAAGGTTCCAGCAATTCATTTTACCAGAGAGATGAGCCTAAACAAACTGTCTGATACTTTATGTTAATGCTCTAGAGATAATTTCCGACATTTTTGTTATCAGCTTCCTTGAAACTTTGAGTGTAAagttattcttttttttaaagaagtctAATATAATGAATTGGATTAAATTTATTTGTCTTGTGACTTAAATCCTATTGTTTATTCGCAACAAAACATAGTTAGTCAAGTTTTTAAAAGAAAACAACTTTTGAATCCATTCAGTTGGTTTAGCGACAAAAATAAA
This sequence is a window from Hemitrygon akajei chromosome 1, sHemAka1.3, whole genome shotgun sequence. Protein-coding genes within it:
- the hey1 gene encoding hairy/enhancer-of-split related with YRPW motif protein 1, producing MKRTHDYSSSDSELDEMIEVEKESADENGNSSTATGSMSPSTTSQVLARKRRRGIIEKRRRDRINNSLSELRRLVPSAYEKQGSAKLEKAEILQMTVDHLKMLHAAGGKGYFDAHALAMDYRSLGFRECLAEVARYLSIIEGLESSDPLRVRLVSHLNNYASQREAANTAPPSIGHFPWSNGFSHHPHHHLHPLLMPPVVHNSSSTALTEPHHQNRIGTSSHSETSPRRVPPSCSVGPVIPVVTTSTKLSPPLFSMSSLSAFPLSFPLISPSTFSSATQTSANNIGKPYRPWGMEIGAF